A stretch of Leptospira andrefontaineae DNA encodes these proteins:
- a CDS encoding NAD-dependent epimerase/dehydratase family protein → MQKVLVTGASGHLGFSLVKLLQERGYEVTAAVRDANDDKKTSNLKKLGVKLVSADLGDRESLRKALQGQDGLFQVAAAFNLTAKDPQKEVVEPNINGTRNILEEAYKAGIKKVVYTSSIAAVGTIAEGESPLNESTWNDSAKEPYAISKTQSEKLAWEISKKLGLNLVTVLPGTILGPQFTQPTSSLKLIQDILKGQLPFAPKMTFSYVDVRDVAMAHILAYENPKAQGRYIATGETLSVSQVCKLVKEIHPKAKTTGKELPSFIVRVMPYLDAFKHAVTGLDRQINSEIVQDYLQRKQEYNSDRLAKEFQWKPMSVKKSLQETVDWMLSAAV, encoded by the coding sequence ATGCAAAAAGTATTGGTAACTGGTGCGAGCGGGCACTTGGGTTTTTCTTTAGTAAAACTTCTTCAAGAAAGAGGTTATGAGGTAACGGCTGCAGTCCGGGATGCAAATGATGATAAGAAAACTTCTAACCTAAAAAAGTTAGGAGTTAAATTGGTTTCTGCGGATTTAGGCGACAGAGAATCCCTTCGTAAAGCTCTTCAAGGTCAGGATGGGCTCTTCCAAGTGGCGGCAGCATTCAATCTGACTGCGAAAGATCCTCAGAAGGAAGTGGTGGAACCGAATATCAACGGAACCAGGAACATTTTGGAAGAAGCGTATAAGGCAGGGATCAAAAAAGTAGTATATACTTCGAGCATTGCCGCTGTAGGAACAATTGCAGAAGGGGAATCTCCTTTGAATGAATCCACTTGGAACGATTCCGCGAAAGAACCTTATGCAATTTCCAAAACTCAGTCTGAAAAATTGGCTTGGGAGATTTCGAAAAAATTAGGTTTGAATCTGGTAACTGTTCTTCCCGGAACCATTTTAGGTCCTCAGTTCACTCAACCTACTTCTTCCCTAAAATTGATCCAAGATATTCTAAAAGGCCAACTTCCATTCGCACCCAAGATGACTTTTTCTTATGTGGATGTGAGAGATGTTGCGATGGCGCATATCCTGGCTTACGAAAACCCGAAAGCTCAAGGAAGATATATCGCAACCGGAGAAACTCTTTCAGTTTCCCAAGTGTGTAAGTTAGTGAAAGAGATACATCCTAAGGCAAAAACAACCGGCAAGGAACTTCCTTCCTTTATAGTTAGGGTCATGCCGTATTTGGATGCTTTCAAACATGCAGTCACAGGTCTGGATAGACAGATCAACTCTGAGATAGTGCAAGATTATCTACAAAGAAAACAAGAGTACAACTCGGATCGATTGGCGAAAGAATTCCAATGGAAACCTATGTCTGTGAAAAAATCTCTTCAAGAGACGGTTGACTGGATGTTGTCCGCTGCCGTATAG
- a CDS encoding AraC family transcriptional regulator → MEYLHIFFLKFLQFGAGAAFIYAYLEIIRPGSGNRILVLIMTLTGTILLRYSWYLQDDLLEFPYLFIFLHTSVISVGPLIYTYIRSFLETEEESPREKLIRYGLHFSPVLLFTVFECVFFSQDSSELKAQVIQGAKEFRLDWAHLGSFVASIQVSVYSLFCLYLYHKVSRRYEMYELKLVWLVLLLPVFANGLIGTAYFLKNKYLFDLGASLICIMVLLLFLVRERHPSFFSEITQVIQNEKYQNTPLLSKEVEAANFKLKELLEVKFLYRDSELRLVDLAAELGLNLHQTSRYLNEVHKMNFYELINRYRVEEACKRLKEEPDSSVLDIAFAVGFNSKSTFHSQFVKFMGMSPALYRKQKGNSK, encoded by the coding sequence ATGGAATACCTACATATATTTTTTCTGAAATTCCTACAGTTCGGCGCCGGAGCTGCTTTTATATACGCCTATCTGGAAATCATTCGCCCAGGCTCCGGAAATCGGATTTTGGTTCTTATTATGACCCTAACCGGAACCATCCTGCTCAGGTATTCCTGGTATCTGCAGGATGATTTATTAGAATTTCCTTATCTATTTATATTTTTACATACCAGCGTGATATCAGTCGGGCCATTGATTTACACCTACATCCGTTCCTTCTTAGAAACAGAAGAAGAAAGCCCGAGAGAAAAACTCATTCGCTACGGACTCCATTTTTCACCAGTGTTATTATTCACCGTTTTCGAATGTGTCTTCTTCTCCCAAGACAGCTCAGAACTAAAGGCCCAAGTAATACAAGGAGCCAAAGAATTCAGATTGGATTGGGCTCATTTAGGAAGTTTTGTCGCAAGCATCCAGGTTTCCGTATATTCCCTGTTCTGCCTGTATCTCTATCACAAAGTCAGCAGAAGATACGAAATGTATGAATTAAAATTAGTATGGTTAGTGTTACTTCTACCGGTATTTGCTAACGGACTTATAGGAACCGCTTACTTCCTAAAGAACAAATATTTATTCGATCTAGGAGCTTCTCTAATCTGCATTATGGTGCTTCTGCTATTCTTAGTTCGAGAAAGGCATCCAAGTTTTTTCAGCGAGATCACCCAAGTCATCCAAAATGAGAAATACCAAAACACTCCACTTCTCTCCAAAGAAGTCGAAGCAGCGAATTTCAAACTTAAAGAATTGTTGGAGGTCAAGTTTTTATACAGAGATAGTGAATTAAGATTGGTAGATTTGGCCGCAGAACTTGGATTGAATCTGCACCAAACTTCCAGATACTTAAACGAAGTTCATAAAATGAATTTTTACGAACTCATTAATCGCTATAGAGTGGAAGAAGCATGCAAACGTTTAAAGGAAGAACCAGACAGTTCGGTATTAGATATCGCATTCGCTGTTGGTTTTAATTCGAAGTCTACTTTTCATTCCCAGTTCGTGAAGTTTATGGGGATGTCGCCTGCATTGTACAGGAAGCAAAAGGGAAATTCTAAATAG
- a CDS encoding C45 family autoproteolytic acyltransferase/hydolase encodes MNSETYPLAVIQLKGSQEEMGRQFGEIMNEIGQFEPIFDFYPVMARNLLLGSLPRSNRNFLAKGVTSLLVNWMSKRMMKHRPEEFSARTIAALTSAGRSAKLEKELFTMDSFQNSVGFLGMIQLLPELAHMSPGRSPQMIPACTSVAVWGDQSQDGKLYHARNFDFPGVEVWDKRPIVVFCTPEKGLRYGYIACRGADVPGITAFNEAGLTIAFHTRFHKKIGFNGLGVIDFGHKIISEARSIEEAVSIAKKHKINSTWGLIVTNHKEKGPKAAIIETNYGNVDVVYPNLGKDHIVNTNHYQSEKLQEGEIMAAPVFYHHCISRFDRAEQLLSSQKKKKGTSVVDLQNLLDDTIDCSSGEVRTMGSTIRQITSVKSVVMSAEARKIFVSVGTAPTSSGPYMEIPMAWGEPGYKLLDLSDIKKGKGKKIASSKNPKVGSAIRHYKKAMLINDDPGMGGIDDILLELQKANEEFKGKDPSILFLEAILYLEKGNLNKASFLLEQAESLETSSFRKQQSALWLARTQSVLGKQKIADHFYDKIKNSKTEFSTQVWKQKAFQDKGKYSARKLRQVSPNFIIVEANEL; translated from the coding sequence ATGAATTCGGAAACATATCCTCTAGCAGTAATACAACTCAAGGGTTCCCAAGAAGAGATGGGAAGACAATTTGGCGAGATCATGAATGAGATCGGGCAGTTTGAGCCGATCTTCGATTTTTATCCTGTGATGGCCCGTAATCTTCTGTTGGGGAGTTTACCTCGTAGCAATCGGAATTTTTTGGCGAAGGGTGTGACTTCTCTTCTGGTGAATTGGATGTCCAAGAGGATGATGAAACATCGGCCGGAAGAATTTTCGGCGAGGACGATTGCAGCTCTAACTTCCGCAGGTCGTTCTGCGAAACTGGAAAAGGAACTTTTTACTATGGATTCTTTTCAGAACTCTGTTGGGTTTTTGGGAATGATCCAACTTCTTCCGGAGCTCGCACATATGAGTCCAGGTAGAAGTCCACAGATGATCCCTGCTTGCACAAGTGTTGCTGTTTGGGGAGACCAAAGTCAAGACGGTAAATTATATCATGCACGCAATTTTGATTTTCCCGGTGTAGAAGTTTGGGATAAACGTCCGATCGTTGTTTTCTGTACTCCTGAAAAAGGTTTACGTTACGGTTATATTGCATGTAGAGGCGCCGATGTTCCTGGGATCACTGCGTTCAATGAGGCAGGCCTCACAATTGCTTTCCATACTCGCTTTCATAAAAAAATAGGATTTAATGGTTTAGGTGTAATCGATTTCGGTCATAAGATTATTTCAGAAGCAAGATCGATTGAAGAAGCGGTGAGTATCGCTAAAAAACATAAGATTAATTCTACCTGGGGTTTGATCGTTACAAATCATAAGGAGAAGGGACCGAAGGCAGCGATTATAGAGACCAACTACGGTAATGTGGATGTGGTCTATCCTAATTTAGGAAAAGATCATATTGTTAATACAAATCATTACCAAAGTGAAAAATTGCAGGAAGGGGAGATCATGGCAGCCCCTGTTTTCTATCATCATTGTATCAGCCGTTTCGACCGAGCAGAGCAGCTTCTTTCTTCCCAAAAGAAGAAGAAGGGGACAAGTGTTGTAGATCTTCAGAATCTTTTGGATGATACGATCGATTGTTCCAGCGGAGAAGTTCGCACAATGGGCTCTACGATACGTCAGATCACTTCCGTTAAATCTGTCGTGATGAGTGCAGAGGCTCGTAAAATTTTTGTCTCCGTTGGCACCGCTCCTACTAGTAGCGGGCCTTATATGGAAATCCCTATGGCCTGGGGAGAACCTGGTTATAAACTTCTGGATCTTTCTGATATTAAAAAAGGTAAAGGAAAGAAGATTGCCTCTTCTAAAAATCCTAAGGTTGGATCGGCGATTCGACATTATAAAAAAGCAATGCTTATTAATGATGATCCAGGAATGGGAGGAATTGATGATATCCTTCTGGAATTACAGAAGGCAAACGAAGAATTCAAGGGTAAGGACCCGTCTATCCTCTTCTTAGAAGCAATTTTATATCTGGAAAAAGGGAATCTGAATAAGGCTTCATTCTTATTGGAACAAGCGGAAAGTTTAGAGACTTCTTCTTTCAGAAAACAGCAAAGTGCATTGTGGCTGGCAAGAACTCAGTCAGTTTTGGGTAAACAAAAGATAGCGGATCATTTCTACGATAAGATCAAAAATTCTAAAACAGAATTTTCTACTCAGGTTTGGAAACAGAAAGCGTTTCAAGACAAGGGTAAATATTCTGCGAGGAAGTTGAGACAGGTTTCTCCGAATTTTATTATCGTAGAAGCGAACGAGCTTTAA
- a CDS encoding DUF1566 domain-containing protein, whose protein sequence is MKKPISLSILFLICFILWNCEPEHKKYNLETSLLLGLTSAASPAATSFQLPDSNQTTCYDTSGVTRSCTGTGEDGEFTNTPAPLAFQIHDSGETILEESSGLIWQRCTFGMVWNGTTCVGSSISLYWQAANAYCNSLATAGRIWRLPSARESSLLADHSQSTAYLPNTYFPNGQGAGGWTSTAAVAFFGRYLVSSAGNATPMDETTNFPVRCVSGSRAPNAGFVDLGDGTVQETNTGLLIKKCAYGQAEDSTCSGSANPLNWQQALDYCNNLNFASRTDWRLPSIKESYFISEPSIGNSNLPLSIFPNSSQAAISWTGTTFNSTLTTAHAQMIYQMYIYSKTESANVRARCVAGP, encoded by the coding sequence ATGAAAAAACCGATATCCCTTAGCATTTTATTTCTTATATGCTTCATTCTTTGGAATTGTGAACCGGAACATAAAAAATATAATCTGGAAACTTCTCTACTTCTGGGTTTAACGAGTGCTGCAAGCCCTGCGGCAACATCTTTTCAATTGCCCGATTCAAACCAAACTACTTGTTACGATACAAGCGGAGTAACGCGCTCCTGTACCGGAACAGGAGAAGATGGAGAATTTACAAATACTCCAGCCCCTCTTGCATTTCAAATCCATGATTCGGGCGAAACAATACTAGAAGAAAGCTCAGGACTGATTTGGCAAAGATGTACGTTTGGAATGGTATGGAATGGTACCACCTGTGTCGGATCCAGCATAAGTTTATATTGGCAAGCAGCTAATGCTTATTGCAATTCCTTAGCAACTGCGGGAAGAATCTGGAGACTACCGAGCGCCAGAGAATCTTCCTTACTCGCGGACCATTCACAAAGTACTGCCTACCTGCCTAACACTTACTTCCCAAACGGTCAAGGAGCAGGTGGTTGGACCTCCACAGCTGCAGTAGCATTTTTCGGAAGATACTTAGTATCATCCGCTGGAAATGCAACACCTATGGATGAAACAACAAACTTCCCTGTCCGTTGTGTATCCGGCTCAAGGGCTCCTAATGCGGGTTTTGTGGACCTGGGAGATGGGACGGTACAAGAAACAAATACAGGACTTCTGATCAAAAAATGTGCGTATGGACAAGCAGAAGACTCAACTTGTTCGGGAAGCGCAAACCCGCTGAATTGGCAGCAAGCTTTAGATTATTGTAATAATCTAAACTTTGCTTCCAGAACAGACTGGAGACTACCATCAATAAAAGAGTCCTATTTCATATCGGAACCTTCGATAGGAAATTCGAACCTTCCGCTATCAATTTTCCCGAATAGCAGCCAAGCGGCCATTTCTTGGACTGGGACCACGTTCAATAGTACATTAACAACAGCCCATGCACAAATGATCTATCAAATGTATATATACTCGAAGACAGAATCCGCAAACGTGCGCGCTCGTTGCGTGGCTGGTCCTTAA